The Quercus lobata isolate SW786 chromosome 4, ValleyOak3.0 Primary Assembly, whole genome shotgun sequence genome segment GATGGCCGTTGTGTGAGGGAATCGGAGATTGCATGAGAATGGCACCTCTGATCACTTACTTCTTTCTCATCTAAGttctggattttgattttgggggaaGGAGATGGTTTTGATCTTTGGGTTTTTGAGAAGAGAGAGTAGTTACAggttttaattttagtttttagaagaGAATcgggttttgttttgtggtaAACAGTGTTTTGGGTCTGCAAAATCGTTTTGTTGAAGCTTTTTGATTTCAtcgcctctctctttctctgttacTCTCCGTGCCTCTCTCTATTTCTATCTTGGTGTACATCTAATTTTAACcggttaatttttttatttataatgaaagGCTTTTAAACAGTGTTTTAGCATTATGAAACAATATAGCACCTGTTTGGATTCAAATTAATTTGGTGTTTGCGTTTTGTAATctgtgtttttcttcttcttttttttctttttttttggttcagccCTCAATTGTTGACAAGTCAACTATGAGTAGTGCACCCATGCACTATTTACGAgtcccacaaattacacttttcagcaattttttcattaaaaatgggtcccacagcactatttacacatttaaaaattatttcgctacagtattttcagtttcagcaaaaataagctgtatccaaacagactcatAATGCATCACTTTTTAACTTAAACGTGTCTGAATTTTAGATAAGCATTTTTCCTATTTGTCAGCACCTCCTTAATTGTAAGAATCAACTTTCTCTCAGCTtctactattatatatagtatatatgaTATAGATTAGTGGAACTGGCATGTCAAcaattagacaatgctcaaggtgatacAAGTCAAGGTCCAAGAATAAGCAAGCTATAGAAAGgagaattcaaaatttgtcTGGTTTAATCGATTGAAGAACAGGCTCGACCGATCAAAATATGGGTCTACAGAATTTTAAGtcagcccaaacagcagttcaagcccaaaaaggattagggtttcagatctacttctcctaatatataaaggaaactctaAGCACGTTTTTAATAAGGCTttctagagagagaagagtgtgcctcttttgtatctagggttttgtacccaaaaagctctctcatatcttctaccgatgttattttttgaagaatctcaagatctggtattgtagaagttgttgccttctctattcatcaaaggtgctaatgatctaaaccttcaagggtggtattggagtcacaaacagaaGAGTTTGTGTTgataaacctttgagtggagtcttaAAGTCACAAATATGGGTGCTTGTGTTGTAAAGGCCTAATAGAGAAAGAGtttgtggattcggagcttgcatgtggtcgtgtcagtatGTTCTACGTgtggtagcaataggatgttagtggtctaagtcttattataAACTTCGATTCtctatagtggatttgctttttaccttaaggatagttaggttaaatcctctccagcttttttttaccaatttggttttcctaggtcatcatatcgtggtgttctttatatttccgctgctttgcatgatatgattgttttgtttttacctagatctgaataataaacctaagtattcacttggttaattaattaggttaaacaatctactTTATAGGGATCTAAAACCTAACAGTTTTGTTGGAGATGGTAGTGACCCTTATTTGCCCAGTGCATGATCCTACTACTACCTCATAAATCAGTTTATTCTTTGTAATCTTACTTGATATTTTGCTAGGTTGATcaatcttataaaaattaacaaatgctCTAAAGGTTAGAAAATGGCGTGGATTTGGACAAGAATGTCTCACAACCATGTGCAAAAATGCTATGGCATGCGTGTGGGTATCTTCTCTTCCTAGGGGTTTAGTTTTCTTTCTGCTTATATTTGACAGTTTAGGAAAGTACACCACATTCATAATACCACACACCTTTCTAGCAAGGCAAATGATATATAGGAAATAATGTGAAAGACTCTTCCGCAACAACCTCTCATATTATGacatacttttctttttttcctttttctttttttctagctaaaatgcaaattacacTCTCTAATTGAGtccttcaaattttaaatttattcaatttaggcatttcattaaaaatttaggCATTatgtgagatttattttttcaaaaaatccattttcattagttaattgtattcttaacaaaaatgttttattCGAATTAGACTAAAgttcttaattgaataaatttgaaacttagagaacTCAATTGAacgaaagtaaagttaaaagactaaaatgaatttCAGTCAAACTTTGAGGGTGAAATTTacattttggagagagagaaagagatttaCATTTctagctcatctttccttcggctatcacaTACATCCTCACACACCTGCACGTCACCTTTCCTTCCTCTCCTCTCTTCTATGTCATGGGTGCCATAAGTAAGGAGTCTATTCAAAGGAGTGCAACGTAGCTTGCTACGAAGCAGCCTCGTGTGGAGCCTTCGGATGCAGCCCCTGCAAACCCTGTAACCCCTTCCTCTCGACCCTCTTCCTCATCTGCCCCTTCTTCCTCATCTAGGGAAGCTGTCTCCCTTGCTAACATCATGGAGCAATTTCAACACATGTGTGCTGATTTTGCTAGTCGTCTTGACCACCTATCCGATGAGATGTGTCAGATGAACACCAAAATCAGTCGCATCGCTCACCGCCAGTCTCGTCTTGGTGGTTTTGCACCCTCACCTTCCCCTGAGTATGCTGAGGAGTCCTCTTCTTCGAATTgtggagatgatgatgatgatgcttctAGCTCTGAGTATGATGATGAGATGACGACCTCTCAGTGATacaccctttgtcactcgtgacaaaaagggaaaGTAGTTTTGTAGATGAGAGTGGTCTTGTTGTTAAGGGGAGTCTTGTTGTTAGGGGGAGAGCTAGCATAGGATATACTAGATAGAGGGAGAGTGTTTTGAGTGtgttgagggatgtagtgaggttttggtgtatTCTTTTCTCATTACATGTACCATGGTCTTgtgacaaattttattacatacattgtattctttgatatatatatacatatatatatatatatatatatgagatgatgtatgtttttcttcacCTTTGtctcacatgtgttgtttcttttctatttttatacacatgtttcttctTGTATACAACTTGTCTATATTTCACACTTGATGCCTTGATGaattttgtttaagtgtttcaaaTAAGACAGGTTGTAAGTCTACCATGCCATGATCTCTCTTTTTCGGACTTCTAAGAATTGCACTTTTTCAATAGAGCATTAACAAGGAAGAGTTTATTAGGCCATGAGTTCAttgcattcttttctttttatggggGCATATATTTACTCAACAAatcattcattcatttcattGTTATTACTATGCACCTTTTGCCTTTGAATGACCATCAATTCCTTAAAATTACTAACTTTTTTAGATGAAGATCAAAGATAATTGAAAGAGACTCTAGATCAATGAAGTTCTAAACATGacacaagttttgagacaaatgaatatttatgaacACTATTAGGGTCATGTTTTATTATAAtaggctaatcctttgacaaaatgcactttacttgtaattggtagatctaagatgggtttagtacttcaagaaacatggtgttcaagtcaagtattaaagacatgaagattggtttaagaaacaagtgaagaaaagtttttCACTAAGTcttgacagatagctcgacagcagctcgattTATCAAGAATTATGATTTTAGAATTTCCAGTTCTAAAATTTGGCCTAGTATTGTGCAattgtttagggtttcttttctcacaaccatAGACATATATAGGGCTTATTTCAAGAGCCATCACACATGGATATAGAGACCAAGAgacttattttctttatgtaaAGCTACTACGTTTGTatgccatagggttttgtaaccaagtgcttcctgatcttcattattgatgaagtgaagaactttgtagccagcAACAGctgttcaagttgctggagttagtcacatattgggatccgtgcaaagggTTAGTAACAAATTGGAGGTTtgtgcatcaaaggaaagaagactactacaagatcaagtccaattgggtattggagctAAGTTttaactataggttggtatttcgggataggccagggtagttggtaaaatttcttatacttgtaactgcttgattgttgattaatgaattcttgggagtggtgaccttaaaatcccTCGGTAGGGTTTTTACCTTGCGAGGTTTcccccatttgtcaacaaatcactgtgtctaatctattttccattgcacttagtatttttagtgatttgttggtgccttcacgatttgcatgcaattgaacctaattaatcaacttgagtaattgaattaattaaccgagGTCATGCTTTCTTAACCCATCAAACACAACAAGTTGGAAGAGACTCTATACCAAAGAAGTTCCAAGCACGACAAGAGTTTTAGAGATAGTAGAGCACAACATGATTTAAATACAAAGAGGACCTTGAAGAAAATTTGGAGTTGAAGAAAGGAGGTAAAAAACAAGGGATCATGGATTTAGATGACTTTGCACATCAATGTGTATTATCTTTGAACTTGCTTTGCATGAATCACCTACCATCTTCATTAATTAGTCCAAATATGAATTTAGAATTCAACTATCTCTAGTCAACTTGATCATTGTCTTTGTTTGAGCATGCATACCCTACTTCTCTCATCTTGTATGCTTCTCAATCAACTTGTCTCTTATATATAATCACATTTCCCTCATCATAGTTGTTTTAGCTTGGAGCTAGTCTCATATTCTCTTGTATGCTCATTCCtttgtcattttcatttatGATTTGCCCCTAGCTTGGATTAAGTTCACCATTTTTCTTGTTGCTTTTCTTCCCTTCTTTTCAAGGTGCCCTAACTTTTTCCTAGGCTAccctttcaagttttcaacctagcaagcatttttttctttttctttttttttctttcacaactAAGGCTAGGCTTTCCAAAATTTGTAAGGTTAAACAATCTCAATTGATCAAAGAGGAATTGTTTATGGACCGTAATAAGGCTAGGATTCAAAGCTTAAGAAGGAAAGAGCATTTGTGGCTCAAATTCAATTGTATTCTCATGGTATCCTAATTGCCAAGGATTACTACTTATCTTGTGCTTGcacaattttccttttcttcatccATTCTTCCTTGTCCATTTTGATTCTcacttttatttccttttcctttcttcttttcttgtatctcccctttttcttttcctcgtttttctctctttatttctttttccatGCCCCTTTTTGTGAAAAGGGGTATCCTTTCATTTATAAATCATCCTCACATCCCTCTACTGTTCATCCATAAAATTTGCCCCTAGTATAAGGTTGATCATTTCCAATATTAGAGTATGCTCCTAGTGTTAAAAGTAACCCTTTCAAATCATCATCTCTTAATAACATACGCCTAGTGTAGGGGGTAATCCCTTGGCATGGGCATAAAGAAGGAATTCATCTAGGATCAACAAGGTTAACAAGTGGAAATAACCTCTCATTGTAAAAAAAGGGAAGCAGAAAGATGGCCTCTCATCCCTTCAACCTTGATTGCTTAGCCTTTCCAAACTTAGGTTAGTCTTTTCATCTCATCAAGTTTTCATCATTGTTGTGTCATCCATGTGAAACAACAAGTCATTCCTGTAAAAGACCATCTTCGAAGAGCGATCTATCATCCTCGAACGAACCCATCTCTGTTTCGTTTGTCTGTTTCTGTGTCAATTTGGTTGTTTCAAGTTTCTACTTTCGAGGAGAGGAGGTGATAACTGGATAAGATTCTTAATATACTATACTTTACAAAGAAGGAATGGGCTTAGGATAGCATAACTCTCTTAAACTCTTTGGGGAATGATCCAAAAGTTATGCACTTTATGCACACATGGTTGGTTGTCTGAGGATTCTGAAGTCTGTCAAATTTGTGATCCAAAAGTTTCtaatattcccaaaaaaaaataaaataaaaatgtctaTTAAATTTGTGATGCTTAGCTTAACGTCAAACGTCTCTAAGCTTATCTCTTTCGCTCCTCTCTTGAGTcttgattgaaaatttgaaacccTGTAGCTCTAAATAACGTGTGTTTGCCTCTGGGTATGATCGTTAACGCTGTTGTACACGTGACTTTGAATTTAATCAGCAGCAAATgattttgtgtgtatgtgtgtagtTTTTGCTTGATGGTATATGCAGTATTTGGAGCTAAATGGTTTCTTTGACCCTTTgtgaaaatttaagaaattttgttttagatataatttttttctcaaaagcCAGCTTTTGGCTTTTGAGTTTCAATATTCTTTGAAATTCTTTAATAACAAGATGAAATAGTTGTCTCATTATCTGCATCTACGTATTCAAACGGGATATAAAATTAATGGgcaaaattcaaattatgaagttatgtaaaattcaaaaaccctcAAACTTTAAAGGTATGTATTTGTACTTTaccctaagaaaaaaaataagtggtcCAAGGAGtggtatttaataaaaaaagaaaaactaacacAATATTTctttagatctgatttttattaGTTTCCCATGCACAATTTAACGACTAGTTATATTAGAAAAAGAAGTATTGAAGAGCGATAAGATAACACATGCCTGCATGTGATCATATCGCCCAGCAGATACAAGAACTTATCTCAATATTAATTTTGactagtttctcaaaaaaaaaaaaaatttgaccaaACCTTTACATCTGTCGAACACGACATGTTTCCATGATGTCCAACCATGAACACGATCTCTATGGATTTAAGAATCTTGTTGGTACAAAcaaatcatgaaaaaaattaGTGCATAAAGTAGTCCATAGACCATATCCTAGGGTGTTTATGTGATAGAGCCCTAGAATGGAAGAAAAaccaaggaagtcaataccgtACTGGAGGCTGTACCGATTTGGCTAGCAGTATGATATATTTCGAATATTGGTCAATACCGGtataccgtttcgggtttaccgctattttttactattttatactatatacAAAGTTATATTTCTAATAACTCAATATATCACTTTggcaactttttatattttttggtggaGTTAGAGCATTAGCAGCAGTAaggctaaatagctatatagctattttagttttaccaaaacacaaaaatgcatgtTACAATAGTGGAGTCatagctaaaaattttaaaaattttattttaaaaattataataagttactaaaacaaatattaatattaggtcattttaaatatacactactgtaagtttctttaagaccttcTCCCCTCTTCCCGtgtatgtgtgttaaaaatacttagacCGAGGAGCTCCAGCTAAATAATTCTAAGGCACACGCTTCAGGTTCTCCATTATGCCTTCTAGTGTGCTCAAGTCCACACCCATCCCCCAATAGGATTCTATAATGCCTCTGCATTCCTCATTCTTTGTCCAGAGGGCATCGAAGTGGAAGCGCTTAACATTGGAGACATGCTGAGGAGGAGAGTCAGTGAGAAGCAAAGCACAATGGTCTAAGGTTAAGTCCACGAGGTGGTAGACTCTCACCCCTTCAAATTTTCCAATCCACTCAATGTTTGCAAGTGCTCTATCTAGTCTCAAATGAATTTTGTTCTCTCCTTCTTGCATGTTACACCAAGTATAATCAACTCCCTGATAGCCCAAATCCAAGAAACCGCAAAAATTCACCACATTCCTAAATCCCTCCTTTGTTGCTGGGGATGGGTGGCACCCCCTACCTTTTTTGTTATTGACAATATTTCATTAAAGTCTCCCAGGCAAAGCCATGGGAGTTGATATTGACTATGCAAGAAAGCAAGGAGACGCCAAGACTCATACCTTCAGTGTGTTTCCAGGTGGCCATAGAAACCTGTAATTTGCCATTTAAAATTGCATTCGATCTCCCTGACAATGGCGTCTATATGGTTCCCCGAATAGCTGCTGATATCTAAGTTAACTTCTCGGGTCCAAAGCAAAGCCGCCCCACCACTTCGACCTCTATTGGGAACAATAAGACCATTTCCTaagcccccggcagttccaGCTTAATGAATTCATTGCCCCCGGCGATGCTGCACTGCAGCCACTGCCGATCTCTCATCAAGGGTTGGTTGAGGTGTACCTACCTTAATGCATCTCTTCTTTAGGCAGAAGTTTTCCTCTTCATTTTCAAAGATGAGTTTGTGCTTGGCTCGTGTTTGTTGACAATGGTCCCAATTCAAACTTACTAACTGTTGCAGGCTGGGGGACGGGCTTAATAGGGCTAGAGACGTCCATaagttctttttccttttgggcttctTGGCCCACAAGCGAAAGGGTGTCTTCAGCAAACTTTGCTGAGCCTAAGTCATGTAAGGGCACGACTGGGGGAGTAAAAAATTTGGCACGTGCCATTGAGCTACTCGAATCAGTTTGCCCCACACGTGTGGGATGGTCACTGTCCCTTAGGGTTTTTTCAAGTTGTTGCTTCTCCAATCTAATGGCACTAGTCCTCGCCAAAGAGCCTTGATCTTTTCCCCCTGTTTTTCCCTGTCCAACAACACTTTTTCCAACAATACTTCCGCTGCCACCTTCCATCCTTGAGACGAAAGAGTTTTTCGCCGTAGTATGGTTATTATCTTCTATCTCATCTTCATTTCGCCCTTCTCCACCACCATTGTTGCTTGTGGACTTGGATTTGTCTACCATGGCCTTTGAACTTCCATAGGCTCAGAGCCAATCTCCATACTGCTTTGACGAGTTCTAGTGGTCGATGCACTCCAAACAATGTTTGTCATCATGCCCCAATCGGCCATAGTGAAAGCAAAAAATGGGTAGCCTCTCATATTTGAAGCTAACCCAAAATTTCTCACTGTCGACACTTGCTACTCTTCCTCCTCGTCTGAGTGGCTTGTCTAGTTGGAGGTCCACCCTTATCCTCATAAATTTTGCTTGGTCTGAATGCCCCGTTCTACGGTTTGATTCAGTGAATCTCCCTAGACTATTACCAAGCTCTCTGCCCACTTCTATGGACATGTGCTCAAATGGTAGCCCCCAAATCTGAACCCAGAAAGGAGAATGGGAGAAAACAATGTTCGAGGCGGATAAATCTTTCCTCCATCTGCACAATAACAGCAAGTTGTTTTCGAAGTTCCAGGGCCCATTTTGTTCAACCCATTGTAGTTGGTATTCGGAGTTGAACTTGAActgcaaaatgttgttttctacCTCCACGATTTGCAAGTCTGAACCCATTTTCCAAGTTGATCTCAATGTGTTTTTTAAAGCCCTCTGGTTCTGATGCCTATCAGTGAGAAGATGCCCAAAAAGGCTCAGCGAGCATTCCTCCAGCAGATCCGCTCTACTCTTGGATGTGATGGGtatttcttcctcttcctccttgGTGAGGCGGAGGTTGAGTAGGCCCTCAACAACTGATTGCTCCATACCCAGTGTTGAGGGAGGGAATTATGGCATAGTTCAGAGAGAAAGACCCTGTAATGGAGAGTTAGGGAGGGAAGGCTCGACAAAAGGTGTTTTTTGCAAGAGGAAAAAACTCCTataagggagagaaaaaactttaTATCAAATATCTTCATGTGCATGTATATAATTCCAAAGTATAAATCTTAGCCCAGTCACTCTCAATGCCTAATTTGAGTCCTCTATCAACCCGTTATGCCAAAGCATCTAAGAAATCTCGCATTTGTTTCATCTAGGTTACATGATCATGGGAACCCAATAGAAATCATGCAATTAATGTCTCATTTCCAAAATATAGACCTCATCCAATTGAGGTGACAAATAGAATGTGTTATTCCTCTTCTCGCTCTGTAAGTGTCAAAGGCATTCGCATGGCTCCTAGATCCCAAGGAGTATCATGTCTCACATTTCTGCTCTTTATCCAATTAAGTTCTGAAGGCAATAGCTCATAAGAGTGAACTAACCTAAGCTTGAAGAGTGTTCCACAAACACTCAAATCACGCCACAATTATATTTCCAACACCACGTGTATATGAGCATAgacaaatatttatattaatagtCAACTGCAAAATACCTAAAGCCAAACATGTGTTTTAGCACCATGTCCATGAGGAATATCTCAAATGTAGTTGACCTAACAAACCAGTGCATATGTTTTAGGCTTTTAGATTTCAACTAAACCTAAATTACTTGTTTCCTAATTAAAGTCTCATGCGTACACATGCATTGCAAGTGTCCTTTAtaccttcttctcttttttctttttcttttttcataattattaactatttttaaaataattaattaaaattataataatctatatataatataaaaccaaaacttttgacttttttttttctttacttcataAGAGCTTGCCATGTAGGATTTGGAGCTCTCCCATTTTTCCACTTCTGCAATATAGTAAATCCATAATAGCTTGCCACATTGGCCCAGTAAATCCATTGTCCAAcctacaccattttgttgtgataaatattagcattgatacagcatgttgaatatgctaatATGAATGCagaagcgaaagcataaagtatagaacatagtaacacacgagagttacgtggttcagcctaacggcctacatccacggaggaaaccctaaaaggctacatcaataatatattagagtgtagtccaaatcctgtgttacaataaatcataacatgtgtatatatagtagactaaaccctagactaatagacttctagtacaagtaggagacttggcttgcacacaaaataGAATTAACCTTGGgcttatgctaatgggctaatatatctctaacaccccctctcaaactcaagatggaagcttgatgaaattttgagatttgataaggttgagaagatcccttaaatgaagtttggctctgttatagtagtttgaggaaggcaatgaTCTTGCAATGTCGATGCGACTTCTAACGGTGGCTTgactataccggagagttttgacggcagcagtagaaagccaaagaagatgaacgcagcGAAAAAACACCAATGAAGACAAAGATTACTCTTAAATATACCGTAAAGACAGAAAACTATGGCCATAggaaggtggctctgataccatgataaatattagcattgatacaccatgttgaatatgcgaGTATGAATGTGGAaacgaaagcataaagtatagaatATAGTAACacacgagagttacgtggttcaacctaacggcctacatccacggaggaaaccctaaagggctacatcaataatatattaaagtgtagtacaaatcctgtgttacaatgaatcataacatgtgtatatatagtagactaaaccctagattAATAGACTTCTaatacaagtaggagacttgacttgcacataaattagaattaggcttgggttTATGCTAATgagctaatatatctctaacattaaGCTAGTAGAGGTGATTGACTAAGAGAGTGATttcaccaaaattaaaattaaaaataaaataaaataattgagaaAGTGACTGACGTGTAAGGAACTAAgagtattgtaaatttttttaaaattaaaaataaaatcagttAGCTAATAGCTATAATATTTGCTAGTTTTAGTCAGTTTAactggtaaaatattttatcattgaataaaagatttggggTTTAAATCTCACACATAATATTTTATCTGTGTGCTGTGGTGAATGTGATTTTTtgctttggtttttggtttgatttcCTGTCTTGTTAATGGGTTTGTGGATTTGGCCAGTTTAATAGCTATGTTTTACTTTCAAGTATTGCTGGTGATCTTTGTCTCTTCTGCCTTCATTCTATGGTTTCTGTTTGGTCTGTTGTTCTATATGagctctttttctttgttgggtATTGGccataaacaaatatttttggatGGGTTTGTGATATTGAGAATTCTCCTTTCGTTGAACTTGTAGTGAAACTTAATACACCATTTGCTTGTACACTTCTTATAGTTATTGAATTAAAAGCAATCATGTTTAAGAGCTTCTCGTACAAGACTTTCTAGAAATTGGTCAGCTTTAGCTAGTTCTAGGCTTCAAGCTAAAATATTCATCCTCTTCCTCCAAACTTCCGAACATACAATTTCTACTTGGCAGTTGTTTCCACATTTACTTTGCATTGtattttttcttgtaaaatttgaTGATATTTTTCCTCTTGAAGAAATTGGTTTTAAGGTTTTGGTATTAGCTGTGGAAGATTAGACAATGGAAATAGATAGAATAGATGGCCGCTAAGCAAACCAGTTGAGACCACTTGCTTGCTCCCACAATATCCTCAACTGTGCTCATAACTGAGCCAATTGGTCGCagggtaattttttttccccttaaattGTTTGTCTCTTCTTTTGCTGGCCATTTGTCTATAGTGTGTTCTTTTGAATTATCTTGTCATTCTAGTTCTCTATTTTACTGTGCTTGCGAATTGTAATTGCTTATTTTAGTTTGCTTCTGGATTGGTGAATTATCTTGTCATTCTAGTTCTCTATTTTACTGTGCTTGCGAATTGTAATTGCTTATTTTAGTTTGCTACTCTGGATTGGTGGGCTATCATTGCTTataagcattttctttttttggtttttattttatgattatctttgttgtttttttagGGGACACCAAAGTTCTTGTTGCAGTTTATGGACCAAAATCCAGAACAAAGAAGAATGAACAGCCTA includes the following:
- the LOC115985965 gene encoding uncharacterized protein LOC115985965 — its product is MEQSVVEGLLNLRLTKEEEEEIPITSKSRADLLEECSLSLFGHLLTDRHQNQRALKNTLRSTWKMGSDLQIVEVENNILQFKFNSEYQLQWVEQNGPWNFENNLLLLCRWRKDLSASNIVFSHSPFWVQIWGLPFEHMSIEVGRELGNSLGRFTESNRRTGHSDQAKFMRIRVDLQLDKPLRRGGRVASVDSEKFWVSFKYERLPIFCFHYGRLGHDDKHCLECIDH